TTACCGTGCCGCTTCCGGGGTTAACGACCCAGAGAGTGCCTCGGTAGCGGTGCTCAACGATATTGGCAAGCACCTTTCCCCCGGGCTTGGTGAGGCTTTCGCTTCCGCCCACGATGGCGATGCTTCGGGGCCTGAAGAGCGCATCGTATACGTGCGACGAAGGATCATCTTTCATATCTCACTCCTCTCAACACTGCGGACCCGCGGCCGGGCATCGGGTGTGACATTACGCACCCTGCGGCGGAATGCGATGATCTCTTCCAGAATTTCGCTCTCATGCTGTCCGCTGGATTCACTCAAGGCAGACCTCCGAACATACGGAATGCTATGGTGGTATGGTCAAATATACCTGCCGCAAACAGCCCGAGTCAATCGTCAAATCGGAGTTCGACACCCATGGGCCCTATTATCTGCTTGCAAAGAGCCTGCCGGCTGTAGGAAAATACAGCAAGACGATTTCTTTCCGCTGGAATACAAACGAGGAGGCAGAGGCAATGACATTCATGAGATTGGATAAGGCTGCAAGAAAACCGTGGCTGCGGATCTGCCGCCTTGCATGCCCTGTCCTTCTGGCGTTTCTATGCCTCGTATCATCCGCGCATGAGACAGCGGCCCAGCGGAATTCCTCGCCCCCTGAAAAAAACCAGCCTTCCGATGAATTGTCCAAACTCAAAAAGGAGAGGGATGGGATCAGGACCGCGCGCTTGAAGCTCCTCCAGGAGCAAAGCACCTTCCACGTCCAATATTTCAAGCCTCTCGACAGGCTCAGGAAACAGCTGGATACTCAGCAGACGGACCTCTATGAAGAATGCTCGGGAGATAAGTACGGCAAGAACCCGCAGTACTGCACCAGAGAACTGGGCAGGTTCAATGACAACGTCAGATATTTTAATGAACGTCTCGATGACCTGAAAACACGGTTTACCGGCCAGCAGGCACAGTTCCGGGTAAAGAACGGCGATCTGGACAAAAAGGAAAAAGAGATAGACCTCAGGATAAGCTCCCTCCGGGGCACACCGCGACGGTGAAAAAGACGGCTTGATCTCCCAGAACTGTTTCAATCGATTGAACGGACTGTCATGATGGACAAAGATCCTTTCACAATGGGGCGCAAGGGCCAGGGAGGGACGATCAATTGTTTCTCCTGCAGCCACTTCTACATCACCCATGAAAAAACGTTTCCCTATGGGTGCGGGGCCATGGGATTCAAGTCCCGGCTCATGCCGTCACGGGAGGTGTTCTCAAGCTCCGGAATAGAATGCCAGGCATTTTCGAAAAAAGAGGGGAATCCCTTCTAGGTCAGGGCCGCACCGAGGAAGATCCCATCGTCCACCCGCCTGGCGGCACATTACGTGCTACAATTAACATATGCGTCCCGGTTCTGCCAAAGATCGGGACGGGTGAATAAGCCTGCAAAGGAAATCGAAAAGGAGGCAAAAACATGGACGCACAAAAACTCTATGCTTTACCCGATCTCCCCTACGGCTATGACGCGCTCGCACCATTCATATCCGAGGAGCTTCTGAGGCTGCATCATGACAAGCATCACGCGGCATACGTGAACGGGGCCAACGCCATCCTCCAGAGGCTTGACAAGGCCAAGACCGATAATGCGGATCTCGACACCAAGGCAACGTACAAGGAATTGTCCTTCCACTTCGGAGGGCATCTCCTCCATTACATCTTCTGGAACAATCTGGCACCCGCGGGCAAAGGCGGCGGCGGCAAGCCTGCCGGTGTCCTCGCGGAGCTTATCGACAGGGAGTATGGCTCCTTCGACCGTTTCAAAAAGGTCTTTTCGCAGGCCGCGATGAGCACCGAGGGTTCGGGATGGGCAGCGCTCACCTTCTGCAGACTGACGAACAGGCCCCTCATCATGCAGGTGGAAAAGCATAACGTAAATATCTACCCCATGCTCAGGATCCTCATGGCCCTCGATGTCTGGGAACACGCCTACTACCTCGACTACAAGAACGACAGGGCAAAGTTCATCGAGGCCTACTGGAACATAGTCAACTGGGGCGCCGTGGCAAAGAGCCTGGAGGAAATGCTTTAGGGGCGGTTTCAAGCTCCGGGGGCTCACGGTTTTGTGTTGCCCTGAACAAGTGAGCCCCTGAACCGCTTGTATTCATCGTCATCCCGGCGCAGGCCGGGATCCAGGAGAAGCGCGGCACAAACAAACAACCGGCTTCCGGCCTGTGGCCGGCGCCGAAAGCTCACAATTGTTTTCCTCTACACCGCTTTTTATTCCTCCTCAAAAGTAATATATCTCCGATGTGGCTTAAAGTGGCCCGTTGGGGTAATCTAGTGGCGGGCATATCACGCTGAACGAGGATCTTTTATGAAAACTGTTGACACCCGCATGTCGCCGCGGGATATCCTGAAGAGCTATTTCGGATACACTTCCTTTCGCCCTCACCAGGAGGATATCATTGACCATCTTGTCGCTGGTGGGGACGCCTTTGTGCTCATGCCGACGGGCAGCGGAAAATCGCTCTGCTACCAGATACCGGCGTTGACCCGGCCGGGGGTGTGCGTCGTGGTCTCGCCGCTCATCGCGCTCATGCAGGACCAGGTGGATGCCGTCCGCGAACTGGGCATCAGGGCCGGTTTTTTGAACTCCACCCTCAATGTGCGCCAGGCGCGCTCCATCGAACAACGTGCCATGGAGGGAGGGCTCGACCTCCTCTATGTTGCTCCCGAGAGGCTCGTGACGGACAGTTTTATGAGGCTCCTGACCAGGATGGAGATATGCCTCTTCGCAATAGACGAGGCTCACTGCGTCTCGCAATGGGGACATGATTTCCGGCCGGAGTACCTGGAACTCGGCGTCCTTGCCGGGATGTTCCCCGGCGTTCCCCGTGTGGCGCTGACGGCAACAGCGGACGAGACCACAAGGCGGGAGATAGTCGACAAACTGCACCTGGCGAAAGCAAGGCTCTTCATAACGAGCTTCGACAGGCCCAACATACGATACAGGGTCGAGATCAAGGAGAAGGAAAAGGACCAGCTGCTGGATTTTATCAGCTCCGAGCATTCCGGCGAGTCGGGCATCGTCTACTGCATGACGAGAAAGAAAACGGATGAGATCGCACGATTCCTTCAAGAGAAAGGGTTTCCCGCCCTGCCCTACCATGCCGGCCTTGACCGCGAACTGCGGCTCAGGCATCAACGAGAGTTTCTTCAGGGCGAAGGCACCATAATGGTGGCAACCATAGCCTTCGGGATGGGTATCAACAAACCGGATATACGCTTTGTTGCCCATCTCAATCTTCCCAGGACCCTGGAGGGCTACTATCAGGAAACAGGCCGCGCCGGACGCGACGGCGAGCCCGCGGATGCATGGATGGTATACAGCCTTGCCGATATCGTCATGCTTCGCCAGATACTTGAAGAGTCACCGGGAGATGAGAACTTCAAGGCCATCCAGTACAGGAAAATGGAGGCAATGCTGGGTTACTCCGAAACCGCCCGATGCCGAAGGCAGGTGCTCCTCGGCTACTTCGGGGAAACCCTCGTCGATGCCTGCGGCAACTGCGACATGTGCCTCGGACATGTGGAGGTCATCGACGGTACCCTCATTGCCCAGAAGGCCCTGTCATGCGCCTACCGGACAGGGCAGATGTTCGGCACCAATCATCTCGTAGACGTCCTCCTCGGCAAGGATACCTCAAGGGTGCGCTCCTTCGGACACGACAAAGTCTCCACCTACGGCATAGGCAAGGAACTCTCTGCATATGAATGGAGGTCCGTCTACAGGCAGCTCGTCGCAGCGGGGCTCATGAAAGTGGACATGGAAAAGAAAGGCGGCCTGCGGCTGTCAGGCAGATGCAGCGCCGTCCTGCGAGGACAGGAGGTGTTCCAGCTCCGCAAAGACCCCGTGCCCGTCAGGAAGAATGCCAGGAAGAAAGCGCTCGGGGGCCCGACCGCAGCCAGGCTCAATGAAGATCAAAAGTATTTCGAGTTCGACCCTGTTCTCTGGGAGCGCCTTCGCTCATTACGTTTCGAGCTGGCCAAAAGTTCGTCGATCCCTGCCTACACGGTCTTTCACGACAGCACCCTGAAGGAGCTGGTCACACGCCTCCCCGATACGCTCGAAGAGATGCTGACCATTTCCGGCATCGGCCAGGCGAAACTCGAAAAATACGGAGAGCTGTTCCTCGAAGTCATACGGAAGCACCGGGAAGAAACGGCTTCAGAAGCTTGAGGGCCTAAACCTTCTTCCTCATATATACCCGGCGAGCCAGAAGCAGGCAGTAGGCGACCAGTATCAGCGACAGGATGAAGGCAACGATGGGGAGGATAAGTGAAATGAAGGAGACGATCGCCGACACCAAAAGTTCAAAGCTGGCGACTATGAAGTTCCCCATGCCGCCGGTGAAGAGGGTGGATTTGGCTCGGAGGGCCACGGTGGCACTCTGAAGAAGGCCGGCAATCCCCCCACCTGCAATGATAGAAATGATCCATTTCAATGAAGCCGGCAGGTCGGTGATCAACGACGCTGTCACTATCGTTCCCGCTATTATGCTGACGGGCGAGGCAATGGCGTCCATGATGTTGTCGAGCCATGGAATGTAGTACGCAATCACCTCGAGCGCCGTCGCCAGGCCAAAGGCTATCGTGACCTGATATCCCCCGATCCATTCGAACCCGGGGGCCAGCCCGATATAACCATACATAGACGCGAGATTGAGGGCCAGAAGGGGCAGAAAGATCCTGAAGCCGCATGCGGCGCTCAGCCCGATACCCGTAAGGATGGCAAATATGGTCTCCATGTGTTCCCGCGTCACATCCATCTCTTTATTTTCGTCCTAATCGAATACCGGGGTCAAGAAAAAGAACAGGTGCCTGTAGGACTCCTCCTACACCAAAATCAGACAATTTGATATATTCCCACCTGCAGATTCGCCGACAACGATGATATGTCAGAGAGTTCGCCTCAATGGGAAAGAGGGAAGCAAACCCTTTCTATTGATATATACCAGCAGACTCACGCAATTCACCATGGTAAAGGCAACAAGAACAGGCACTCAAAAGAGGAGGTTATTATGAAACGTTTCAACAATTGGTCCATCGGGACCAAGGTAATGAGCATATCGGTGCTGACCATCGTCATCATCCTCGCGGGCATGATCTTCTATCTCATCCCCGTGGTCAAAGACAAACTGATGGAGGAGAAAAAGGCCGCCCTGCAGAACGTGACGGACGTCGTGATAACCCTCATGGCATCATATGAGGCGCGGATAAAGGCGGGGGAAGTCAAGCTGGAGGACGCCCAGAAGATGATGGTGTCGAACACCGCCAAGCTGCGCTACAATGGCAACGAATACTTCTTTATCATGAATGCCGATGGAAAGCTGGTGGCCCACGGGGTGAAAGCCGAGCTGATAGGTAAGGACGTATCGGACAATGTGTTCAAGGACTCCAACGGAAAATACTTCGCCAAGGATATGGTAGCAATAGGGAAGGGCAAGGGCGAAGGGTTTGTTGACTATTTCTGGCCCAAGCCGAACCAGACCGTCCCGTCACCCAAACTGGGATATGTCAAGATGTAC
This sequence is a window from Syntrophorhabdaceae bacterium. Protein-coding genes within it:
- a CDS encoding superoxide dismutase, which gives rise to MDAQKLYALPDLPYGYDALAPFISEELLRLHHDKHHAAYVNGANAILQRLDKAKTDNADLDTKATYKELSFHFGGHLLHYIFWNNLAPAGKGGGGKPAGVLAELIDREYGSFDRFKKVFSQAAMSTEGSGWAALTFCRLTNRPLIMQVEKHNVNIYPMLRILMALDVWEHAYYLDYKNDRAKFIEAYWNIVNWGAVAKSLEEML
- the recQ gene encoding DNA helicase RecQ, whose protein sequence is MKTVDTRMSPRDILKSYFGYTSFRPHQEDIIDHLVAGGDAFVLMPTGSGKSLCYQIPALTRPGVCVVVSPLIALMQDQVDAVRELGIRAGFLNSTLNVRQARSIEQRAMEGGLDLLYVAPERLVTDSFMRLLTRMEICLFAIDEAHCVSQWGHDFRPEYLELGVLAGMFPGVPRVALTATADETTRREIVDKLHLAKARLFITSFDRPNIRYRVEIKEKEKDQLLDFISSEHSGESGIVYCMTRKKTDEIARFLQEKGFPALPYHAGLDRELRLRHQREFLQGEGTIMVATIAFGMGINKPDIRFVAHLNLPRTLEGYYQETGRAGRDGEPADAWMVYSLADIVMLRQILEESPGDENFKAIQYRKMEAMLGYSETARCRRQVLLGYFGETLVDACGNCDMCLGHVEVIDGTLIAQKALSCAYRTGQMFGTNHLVDVLLGKDTSRVRSFGHDKVSTYGIGKELSAYEWRSVYRQLVAAGLMKVDMEKKGGLRLSGRCSAVLRGQEVFQLRKDPVPVRKNARKKALGGPTAARLNEDQKYFEFDPVLWERLRSLRFELAKSSSIPAYTVFHDSTLKELVTRLPDTLEEMLTISGIGQAKLEKYGELFLEVIRKHREETASEA
- a CDS encoding DUF4126 domain-containing protein → MTREHMETIFAILTGIGLSAACGFRIFLPLLALNLASMYGYIGLAPGFEWIGGYQVTIAFGLATALEVIAYYIPWLDNIMDAIASPVSIIAGTIVTASLITDLPASLKWIISIIAGGGIAGLLQSATVALRAKSTLFTGGMGNFIVASFELLVSAIVSFISLILPIVAFILSLILVAYCLLLARRVYMRKKV
- a CDS encoding methyl-accepting chemotaxis protein, with amino-acid sequence MKRFNNWSIGTKVMSISVLTIVIILAGMIFYLIPVVKDKLMEEKKAALQNVTDVVITLMASYEARIKAGEVKLEDAQKMMVSNTAKLRYNGNEYFFIMNADGKLVAHGVKAELIGKDVSDNVFKDSNGKYFAKDMVAIGKGKGEGFVDYFWPKPNQTVPSPKLGYVKMYGPWGWMVGTGIYIDDVQAQTNKMQWQIITGTVLCAIVILCIAFFVSRKVKMALNEAVHVANDLAEGNLAVNVEIKSEDETGKLLMAMKDMVAKLREVVEGVSAAGGN